The genomic window GATTTAGCGAGTAATTTCATTAGTGTTGTTCGATAATTTGTATCAAAGATAGAAAATAATTAACCATGTTGATATTTAAGAGTAAACAATTAAATTAGCTGCATAAAAATACAAGGATGAAAAACATTTTAAAACTATCAGTTGTGGCGTGTGCCCTAATTCTGCTATCTGCTATGAAACCTAAAACAAAAAAAGTAATATTCTTTGGCGACTCGATTACCCAAGCGGGTGTGCAGGGAAACGGCTATATCAATTTACTTAAAAAGCAGGTAGATAGTACTAAGTTTGAATTGTTTGGTGCTGGCATTGGTGGCAATAAAGTATACGACCTATACTTGCGCTTAGAAGATGATGTATTGGCTAAAAAACCCGACCTGGTTTTTATTTATGTAGGTATCAACGATGTTTGGCATAAACAAACTTCAAAAACAGGGACAGATTATCCCAAATATCTCAAATTCTATCAGGCATTAATTAACAAAATTAAAGCACGCGGTAGTGCAGTAGTTTTATGCACACCTTCGGTAGTTGGCGAGAAAAAAAATGGAGCTAACGAACTAGATGCCGATTTAGATAAGTATGCGGAGGGCATAAGGGAGTTGGCCGCTAAAAATAATCTTCCGCTATGCGATTTAAGAAGGGCTTTTAAAGCTTACGAGGAACAAAATAATCCGCAAGATTTGGAGAAAGATATTTTAACCAGAGATAGGGTGCATTTGAACGATAAGGGAAACCAGTTTGTGGCAGATCAGATGTTGCCTTTTATTAAGTAATGGTGTGCTAACCACCTAAGACACCTTAGTTCACATGAGATGAGTTGCCCAAACTTTAGACAAACAAGATCAAGCTAAATTAAATACACCGAAAAAGTGTCTGTATTTTTTGAAGTAAATATGCTAAGGTTTCTTAAATGTCTAAGGTGGTAAAATAATTTGCTAAATTTGAAGTCCCATTTAGAACGAGATTAGCAGCAAATGATTACAGCGGAAACCATTGAGAAAATTAAGGAAACAGCCCGAATTGAAGAGGTTGTTGGCGATTTTGTACACCTTAAAAAACGAGGTTCGAGCTTAATTGGTAATTGCCCTTTTCACGGCGAAAAAACACCTTCTTTTCACGTTTCGGTAAACAAAGGCATTTACAAGTGCTTTGGCTGCGGTGTAGCTGGTGATTCGGTGCGTTTTGTAATGGAGCACGAGAAATACTCGTATCCAGAAGCGCTGAAATTTTTGGCCAACAAGTACAATATTGAAGTTGAAGAAACGGTTGAAAGTAAGGAAAACATAGAGCTGAACAGTGCTCGTGAAAGTCTTTACATTGTTTCGCAGTTTGCCGCTAATTTTTTCGAAGACCAACTTTGGAACAGTGCCGATGGTAAAGCCATTGGTTTAAGCTATTTTAAAGAACGCGGTTTTAGGGAAGATATCATCAAAAAATTTAATCTAGGCTATTCGCCAGATGTTTGGGATGCTTTGACGTTGGAGGCCGAAAAAAACGGTCACGCGGTAGAATACCTAGAAAAAACTGGCCTTTCTATCAGAAATGATAAAGGAAAGTTATATGATAGGTTCCGTGGTAGGGTCATGTTTCCCATCCACAACTTTACGGGCAGGGTAATTGGTTTTGGTGGTAGAACTTTAAAAACCGACAAGAACATACCTAAATACGTTAACTCGCCAGAGAGTGATATTTACCACAAATCTAATGTGCTGTATGGCTTGTTCCATGCAAAAAAGGCCATTCGCGACCAAGATAACTGTTATTTGGTAGAAGGCTATGTCGATGTTTTAGCGGTACATCAGGCTTATATCGAGAACGTTGTTGCTTCTTCTGGAACATCCTTAACTATAGAGCAAATTAAGCTCATTGCTCGTTTTACGCAAAACGTAACCATTTTATATGATGGCGATGCGGCGGGTATCAAAGCCTCTTTGCGTGGTTTGGATATGATTTTGGAAGAGGGACTGAACGTAAAAGTAGTTTCTTTTCCAGACGGAGACGACCCCGATTCTTATATGCACAAAGTGGGTGCGGGCGCCTTTAAAACCTACATCG from Pedobacter sp. SL55 includes these protein-coding regions:
- the dnaG gene encoding DNA primase encodes the protein MITAETIEKIKETARIEEVVGDFVHLKKRGSSLIGNCPFHGEKTPSFHVSVNKGIYKCFGCGVAGDSVRFVMEHEKYSYPEALKFLANKYNIEVEETVESKENIELNSARESLYIVSQFAANFFEDQLWNSADGKAIGLSYFKERGFREDIIKKFNLGYSPDVWDALTLEAEKNGHAVEYLEKTGLSIRNDKGKLYDRFRGRVMFPIHNFTGRVIGFGGRTLKTDKNIPKYVNSPESDIYHKSNVLYGLFHAKKAIRDQDNCYLVEGYVDVLAVHQAYIENVVASSGTSLTIEQIKLIARFTQNVTILYDGDAAGIKASLRGLDMILEEGLNVKVVSFPDGDDPDSYMHKVGAGAFKTYIEEQRQDFILYKANILLADAGKDPIKKAGIIRDIVESIAKIPDNIKASVFIKECSHLLEIEERVLLTELNAIKVAKSKKAAAPQRASSSPSHPDMPPDDLFAEDGPAEATEVATQQISTDILQEQEIVRLLLTFGHELVTFEQVGEMHVGSFIIQNLGDVTFENALCKRIVDYYTAEVENGQLPTINQFLMSEDGEIATLAITLSTSPYSLSENWLNKHQIYVKDESQNIKGAALADFIILKSER
- a CDS encoding SGNH/GDSL hydrolase family protein, encoding MKNILKLSVVACALILLSAMKPKTKKVIFFGDSITQAGVQGNGYINLLKKQVDSTKFELFGAGIGGNKVYDLYLRLEDDVLAKKPDLVFIYVGINDVWHKQTSKTGTDYPKYLKFYQALINKIKARGSAVVLCTPSVVGEKKNGANELDADLDKYAEGIRELAAKNNLPLCDLRRAFKAYEEQNNPQDLEKDILTRDRVHLNDKGNQFVADQMLPFIK